Proteins encoded in a region of the Bacillus methanolicus genome:
- a CDS encoding ABC transporter ATP-binding protein, translating into MSQYALEVRSLTKRIGKKLIVDDVSFAIEKGEVFGLLGPNGAGKTTIIRMIVSLINRTKGSVIINGYSLDDDFTSAMSEIGAIVENPEFYKYMSGYKNLRHYVNMAKRKIPESRIQEVIKLVGLEQSIHQKVKTYSLGMRQRLGVAQALLHNPSILILDEPTNGLDPQGIREFREYLRTLASEGMSVLVSSHLLSEMQLMCDRFAIIEKGKLIHISKMNETEEAEKTAQEYVFDVSDPAKAVSILKEHGLNREFKDLEDQKFSLVLHREAVAKANELLVTNQIKVYEISSKKATLEDRFLEITNKENKEVPV; encoded by the coding sequence ATGTCTCAATATGCACTTGAAGTTCGATCATTAACAAAAAGAATTGGAAAAAAGCTGATTGTGGATGATGTTAGTTTTGCCATTGAAAAAGGAGAAGTATTTGGTCTGCTTGGCCCGAATGGTGCGGGGAAAACGACGATCATCCGCATGATCGTCAGTTTAATCAACCGGACTAAAGGAAGTGTCATCATTAACGGCTATAGCCTCGATGATGATTTTACCTCGGCCATGAGCGAGATCGGTGCAATTGTTGAAAATCCGGAATTCTATAAATATATGAGCGGATATAAAAACTTGCGCCACTATGTAAATATGGCAAAAAGAAAGATTCCTGAATCCCGGATTCAAGAAGTGATCAAATTGGTAGGACTTGAACAATCCATTCATCAAAAAGTGAAAACATACTCTCTCGGAATGCGTCAGCGTTTGGGTGTGGCTCAGGCTCTATTGCACAATCCGTCTATTCTCATTTTAGACGAACCTACAAACGGGCTCGATCCTCAAGGTATCAGGGAGTTCAGGGAATATCTTCGAACACTTGCCAGTGAAGGAATGTCTGTTTTAGTTTCATCCCATTTGCTTTCTGAAATGCAGTTGATGTGTGACCGCTTTGCGATTATTGAAAAAGGAAAGTTGATACATATTTCCAAAATGAATGAGACAGAGGAAGCAGAAAAAACTGCTCAGGAGTATGTTTTTGATGTAAGTGATCCCGCAAAAGCTGTTTCGATCTTAAAAGAACATGGCCTGAACAGAGAATTTAAGGACTTGGAGGATCAAAAGTTTAGTCTTGTGCTTCACCGGGAGGCAGTTGCAAAAGCCAATGAATTGCTTGTCACCAATCAAATTAAGGTATATGAGATAAGCAGTAAAAAGGCTACACTTGAAGACCGTTTCTTAGAAATTACAAATAAAGAAAACAAGGAGGTACCTGTATGA
- a CDS encoding YitT family protein, whose protein sequence is MKKSKVMLIIQQFAAIFIGSMLIGLGINGFLVPHHLLDGGIVGIALILHYYFNVQTGLCMIVLSIPLCLSAWFLERNYFFSSFHGLMVSSFFIDWLSPLQTQFPLPILVSSILGGAINGVGFGIMLRYETSTAGTDLLAQILSKTFTINIGVIIFLIDGLVAVIGFQALGFKSFIFSCLTIIIVGVVTSMIVKNDHRSYYF, encoded by the coding sequence ATGAAAAAAAGTAAGGTGATGCTTATCATTCAACAATTTGCGGCAATTTTTATTGGAAGCATGTTAATTGGTTTAGGCATTAATGGTTTCTTGGTTCCCCACCATTTATTAGATGGGGGAATTGTTGGCATTGCATTAATTCTTCATTATTACTTCAATGTTCAAACAGGGCTTTGTATGATTGTTTTGAGCATACCGCTTTGCTTATCTGCATGGTTTTTGGAGCGGAATTATTTTTTCAGCAGTTTTCATGGATTGATGGTTTCCTCTTTTTTTATTGACTGGCTCTCACCGTTGCAAACTCAATTTCCACTGCCTATTCTAGTAAGTTCTATACTGGGCGGTGCGATAAATGGCGTTGGATTTGGGATTATGTTACGCTATGAAACAAGCACAGCCGGAACTGATTTATTAGCACAAATTCTATCGAAAACTTTTACTATTAATATTGGTGTTATCATCTTTTTGATTGATGGGCTTGTTGCGGTAATTGGATTTCAAGCATTGGGGTTTAAAAGTTTTATCTTTTCATGTTTAACGATTATTATAGTTGGTGTAGTAACATCAATGATAGTAAAAAATGATCATCGGTCATATTATTTTTAG
- a CDS encoding CBO0543 family protein produces MNTAKHLKNSNLPHSPRKRSLSNKLLSYFPSIVFASLVGTYLDLYYVGKNLYEFPARPLADIFPINIAFTLIGLPFITGTYLYFAKRLERWRRWGLMVIASAAASVGERLSEQWGLFLHYKEWNHSCSFFGYFVFLAIIWNVLNGRIPAIPKNCYNLFCTLLV; encoded by the coding sequence ATGAATACTGCGAAACACTTAAAAAACTCGAACTTGCCGCACTCGCCAAGAAAACGATCTTTAAGTAACAAACTTTTATCTTATTTTCCTTCGATTGTTTTTGCATCCTTGGTAGGAACTTATTTAGACCTATATTATGTAGGGAAGAATCTTTATGAGTTTCCCGCACGGCCTTTGGCTGATATTTTTCCGATTAATATTGCTTTTACATTGATTGGACTCCCATTTATAACGGGAACCTATCTTTATTTTGCAAAAAGATTGGAAAGATGGAGAAGATGGGGATTAATGGTTATTGCAAGTGCTGCCGCGTCTGTGGGCGAAAGGCTGTCTGAACAATGGGGTTTGTTTCTTCATTATAAAGAATGGAACCATAGCTGTTCTTTCTTCGGTTATTTTGTGTTTTTGGCGATAATTTGGAATGTTTTAAATGGACGAATTCCGGCAATACCAAAAAATTGTTATAATCTTTTTTGCACTCTGTTAGTTTAA
- the shc gene encoding squalene--hopene cyclase, translating into MVNIDIDAGIGRIVKKLINDQAPDGSWQYPFETGISTDAYMIILLRTLEINDEDLIRELCERIVSKQEENGAWKLFHDEEDGNLSATAEAYYSLLYSGYYEKEDKRLRAAKRFILSKGGIEKSHMFTKIMLALTGQYPWPPFFPIPVEIVLLPLSFPINFFDFSVFGRANLAPILILSGKKYSKKTKRSPNLIDLFHSRADDFFYWRNSSEWRSILSVIEKGIKSFIGLPLHIHSLAIERTKQYMLVRIEPDGTFNSYFSSTFLMIFALLSLGYSNRDPIILKAVRGLKAMKCQINGHTHMQYTTASLWNTSLISYALENAGMSPSEPVVAKANRYLLERQHHKYGDWMVHSPWSLPGGWGFSHINTMHPDIDDTTSSLRAVSKLVNQDPVFHQAWERGIQWLFSMQNDDGGWSAFEKNVNKKILNHLPIEGGKFLLTDPSTADLTGRTLEFFGAYTNLSKNHPSIKRGVNWLINHQEKDGSWYGRWGICYIYGTWAAITGLIASGVSPHHPSIQKAANWLHKIQIHDGGWGESCNSDIMNTYIHLGASTLTHTAWAIDALIAAAEQPTPEIQAGIRFLFEAFDKNDWTSSYPQGQGMAGGFYMHYHSYRYIFPLLALSHYKEKFKR; encoded by the coding sequence TTGGTAAATATTGACATTGATGCCGGAATAGGCCGAATTGTTAAAAAGTTAATAAATGACCAGGCTCCGGATGGTTCCTGGCAATACCCGTTTGAAACGGGGATTTCGACAGATGCTTATATGATCATTTTATTAAGGACTCTGGAAATAAATGATGAAGATTTAATCCGTGAGTTGTGCGAAAGAATTGTAAGCAAACAAGAGGAAAATGGTGCGTGGAAGCTCTTTCATGATGAAGAGGACGGAAATTTATCCGCAACCGCAGAAGCCTATTATTCGCTTCTTTATTCAGGTTATTATGAAAAGGAAGACAAAAGGCTTCGGGCGGCAAAACGGTTTATTTTATCAAAAGGCGGCATTGAAAAGTCACACATGTTTACAAAAATCATGCTCGCTTTAACCGGCCAATACCCATGGCCGCCATTTTTTCCAATTCCGGTTGAAATCGTCCTTTTGCCCCTTTCCTTCCCGATCAACTTTTTCGATTTTTCCGTCTTTGGGAGAGCCAATCTTGCTCCAATTCTAATTTTATCCGGCAAAAAATACAGCAAAAAAACGAAGAGGAGTCCGAATCTTATAGATTTGTTCCATTCAAGAGCAGATGATTTCTTTTATTGGAGAAATTCATCTGAATGGAGGTCAATTCTTTCGGTTATTGAAAAGGGAATCAAAAGTTTCATAGGTTTGCCGCTGCATATTCACTCGCTCGCCATCGAACGCACGAAACAATATATGCTTGTCCGAATTGAACCGGACGGAACCTTCAACAGTTATTTCAGTTCCACGTTCCTGATGATTTTTGCTTTGCTGTCTCTAGGTTACTCCAATAGAGACCCAATTATATTAAAAGCTGTCAGAGGTTTAAAAGCGATGAAGTGTCAGATTAACGGTCATACCCACATGCAATATACAACAGCATCATTATGGAATACGTCATTAATCAGTTACGCCCTGGAGAATGCAGGAATGTCCCCTTCTGAACCGGTGGTTGCCAAGGCAAATCGTTATTTACTGGAACGGCAGCATCATAAATATGGAGATTGGATGGTCCATAGTCCATGGAGTTTGCCGGGAGGATGGGGATTTTCACACATCAACACAATGCACCCCGATATAGATGATACGACTTCATCGCTAAGAGCTGTTTCCAAACTTGTCAATCAAGATCCCGTCTTTCACCAAGCTTGGGAAAGAGGCATTCAATGGCTTTTCTCGATGCAAAATGATGACGGTGGCTGGTCTGCTTTTGAAAAAAATGTGAACAAAAAAATATTGAATCATCTCCCGATTGAAGGAGGAAAATTTTTGCTCACAGACCCTAGCACCGCAGACCTAACCGGAAGAACACTGGAATTTTTCGGGGCATACACGAATTTATCGAAAAATCATCCATCAATAAAAAGAGGCGTAAACTGGCTCATCAATCATCAGGAAAAGGATGGTTCCTGGTATGGTCGCTGGGGGATTTGCTATATTTACGGGACATGGGCGGCGATAACCGGCCTGATTGCCTCAGGTGTTTCCCCCCATCACCCTTCCATTCAAAAAGCGGCCAACTGGCTGCATAAGATCCAAATTCATGATGGCGGCTGGGGAGAGTCGTGCAACAGTGATATTATGAATACGTACATTCATCTCGGGGCAAGTACATTGACACATACCGCATGGGCGATCGATGCACTCATTGCTGCAGCAGAACAGCCAACACCGGAAATTCAAGCGGGAATCAGATTTTTGTTTGAGGCTTTCGATAAAAATGATTGGACCAGTTCTTACCCACAAGGACAGGGAATGGCAGGAGGATTCTACATGCACTACCATAGCTACCGCTACATCTTCCCATTGCTCGCTTTGTCTCATTATAAGGAAAAGTTTAAAAGGTAA
- a CDS encoding putative bifunctional diguanylate cyclase/phosphodiesterase, with translation MKKMDQLHQRNWMMILCLVIFLVVLEDVTSILISSRGNVYHIFDILYKLTMIILLLILLKMIYKTTEELQHSKQKLNSIFDTLDVAIWSHDLKSDILLITPGIEKLYGRSLHEFYQDHDLWKKVIYPEDLYVLDEREQKLLAGEPVTSVYRIIRPDGEVRWIQDRGIPKLDEHGEFVDFTSVLFDITDRKESEERYRSLVEMSPDLIAVISNEKIDYINKAGCKLVGVSKPEEIIGQSIFTFTDPNVIDEIRNRIKNIEDNKFLARRFEFHVFRVDGHTIEVEMSTMPILYEGRRAIQIVGRDITERKQAEKTIHKMAFYDALTGLPNRNKLRQHLNKLLRKQRNQMLALLFLDLDRFKIINDTKGHSTGDLLLQKVAKRLKSTVPSDGLVSRLGGDEFIILLEDIDKKKVTEVAKRILDEFHEPIKINQQEFFVTPSIGISIYPTDGKDEETLIKYADTAMYLAKERGKNNFQFYNSNLDDLTSRKMELENRLRKALEQNQLMLHYQPRVDLATRKIVGVEALIRWKHHELGWISPSEFIPLAEETGLIVPVGKWVLREACKQMKDWQNIGLPPIPIAVNISVRQIQDEQFVQFIMNTLDQVGLDPHDLELEITESIMQNIEKSTFILNQLKALGVKISIDDFGKGYSSLSYLKHLPIDNLKIDKSFVDDIIHHSNQGAIVKTIIDMGHNLNFTVIAEGIEKEEQVKFLIENSCKIGQGFLFSKPLPPEKIPELLEKGDLLN, from the coding sequence ATGAAAAAGATGGATCAATTACATCAACGGAATTGGATGATGATCTTATGTCTGGTTATCTTTTTAGTGGTCCTTGAAGATGTAACATCAATCCTTATTTCTTCCCGTGGGAATGTCTATCATATCTTTGATATTTTGTATAAACTTACTATGATCATATTGCTGTTGATTTTGCTGAAGATGATTTATAAAACAACTGAAGAACTCCAACATAGCAAGCAAAAATTAAATAGTATTTTTGATACTTTGGATGTAGCGATATGGTCCCACGATTTAAAGTCTGATATTCTACTCATCACTCCGGGTATTGAAAAACTGTACGGACGCTCTTTACACGAGTTTTATCAAGACCATGATCTATGGAAAAAGGTGATTTATCCGGAAGATCTTTATGTTTTAGATGAAAGAGAACAGAAACTTTTGGCGGGTGAACCGGTTACGAGTGTATACCGAATTATCCGTCCTGATGGAGAAGTGCGCTGGATACAAGACCGGGGTATTCCTAAGCTGGATGAACACGGTGAGTTTGTGGATTTTACAAGTGTATTGTTTGACATTACCGACCGAAAAGAAAGTGAAGAGCGTTATCGAAGCTTAGTTGAGATGTCGCCTGATCTCATAGCGGTTATTAGCAATGAGAAGATCGATTATATTAATAAGGCTGGCTGCAAGCTTGTTGGAGTTTCCAAACCAGAGGAGATCATTGGACAATCGATCTTTACATTCACGGATCCAAATGTGATTGATGAAATAAGAAATCGTATTAAGAATATTGAAGATAATAAATTTTTGGCAAGGCGATTTGAATTTCATGTCTTTCGAGTTGATGGACATACGATTGAAGTAGAAATGTCCACTATGCCAATCTTGTATGAAGGCAGACGTGCCATCCAGATCGTCGGCAGAGATATCACTGAACGAAAGCAAGCAGAAAAAACAATCCATAAAATGGCTTTTTATGATGCGCTGACAGGTCTGCCTAATCGTAATAAGTTGAGGCAGCATTTGAACAAATTATTAAGGAAACAGAGAAATCAAATGTTGGCTCTATTGTTTTTGGACCTCGATCGATTTAAGATTATTAATGATACGAAAGGACACTCGACAGGGGACCTATTATTGCAAAAAGTAGCGAAACGGTTAAAGAGCACCGTTCCGTCCGATGGGCTTGTTTCCCGCTTGGGCGGAGATGAATTCATCATATTATTAGAAGATATCGATAAGAAAAAAGTGACAGAAGTTGCAAAACGAATCCTTGATGAATTTCACGAGCCAATTAAAATTAATCAGCAGGAATTTTTTGTTACTCCAAGTATCGGCATTAGCATCTATCCAACCGATGGTAAAGACGAAGAAACTTTAATTAAGTATGCGGATACCGCCATGTACTTGGCAAAAGAACGTGGAAAAAACAATTTTCAATTTTATAATTCTAATCTTGATGATTTAACTTCCCGTAAGATGGAGCTTGAGAATAGATTAAGAAAAGCGCTGGAACAGAATCAGCTGATGCTTCATTATCAACCGCGAGTCGATTTAGCGACCCGAAAAATTGTCGGTGTTGAGGCATTAATTCGCTGGAAGCATCATGAGCTTGGATGGATATCTCCATCCGAATTTATCCCTCTTGCAGAGGAAACAGGGCTCATTGTTCCGGTTGGAAAATGGGTTCTTAGAGAAGCGTGTAAACAGATGAAAGACTGGCAGAATATTGGATTACCTCCGATCCCAATTGCCGTAAATATTTCTGTTCGACAAATTCAAGATGAACAATTTGTTCAATTTATTATGAATACATTGGATCAAGTTGGTTTGGATCCACACGATTTGGAATTAGAAATAACCGAAAGTATTATGCAAAATATTGAAAAATCTACTTTTATTTTAAATCAATTAAAAGCGCTTGGAGTCAAAATATCAATTGATGACTTTGGAAAAGGATATTCTTCTTTAAGCTATTTGAAACATCTCCCAATCGACAATCTAAAGATTGATAAATCATTTGTGGATGATATCATCCATCATTCGAATCAAGGCGCCATTGTGAAGACAATCATTGATATGGGCCATAATTTGAATTTTACTGTCATTGCAGAGGGTATCGAAAAAGAAGAACAAGTGAAGTTTTTAATAGAGAATTCATGCAAGATTGGCCAAGGTTTTTTATTCAGTAAACCTTTGCCGCCGGAAAAAATTCCGGAGCTGTTGGAAAAAGGTGATCTATTAAATTAG
- a CDS encoding DUF2515 domain-containing protein: MYQNSPNSLFDIHTYLYIFWREKRIQWGRRTSIFFLKNKLKKPQVSENLKEIKECLIKKRKTKNANLYLAKEEEILLQQIRIKTNEWNLNNVTRTKAYLDFYRKFPEIHWAFLGHMVSRNGGWNMTDLRGEMLSRLLNEKTKKDFFAFLERGNWLIFQDAYPQFLVYEESMKRNQNLFYLLPFLNISMFMEVMWEHFWQYRDSYLLAIALVINEQSYLEKRIVQNPLYKDKVFHTPEFMLQDLLSFNHILFPFEGKLPGKTAFIGQTLHHFGSLNERILLGKRLYRLLFHNKNQLEKVISWAVSHPHTGSRKDYWPDIFNDINEGLPGVGFKRRLKNCQLRKGALRIYSPRLEYAWKNIDHPDAEYGDWFQDWRVINYLQDQDEKIDGEITHEYCETLKKLELAALAKKTIFK; encoded by the coding sequence ATTTACCAAAATTCACCCAACTCCCTTTTTGATATTCATACTTATCTATACATATTTTGGCGGGAAAAAAGAATTCAATGGGGGAGGCGAACATCGATTTTTTTCTTAAAAAACAAATTGAAAAAACCGCAGGTTTCAGAAAATCTAAAAGAAATTAAGGAATGTTTAATAAAAAAGAGAAAAACAAAAAATGCCAATTTATATTTAGCAAAGGAAGAAGAGATCCTTTTGCAGCAAATCCGGATAAAAACAAATGAATGGAATTTGAACAATGTAACAAGAACGAAGGCATACCTTGACTTTTACCGAAAATTTCCTGAAATTCACTGGGCATTCCTCGGACATATGGTTTCAAGAAACGGGGGATGGAACATGACAGATTTAAGAGGGGAGATGCTTTCTAGACTTCTAAATGAAAAGACTAAGAAAGACTTCTTTGCGTTTTTGGAAAGGGGAAACTGGCTGATTTTTCAGGATGCCTATCCGCAATTCTTGGTATATGAAGAATCCATGAAACGAAATCAAAATCTGTTTTATTTGCTGCCTTTTCTAAATATATCCATGTTTATGGAAGTGATGTGGGAGCACTTTTGGCAATACCGAGACAGCTATCTTTTAGCCATCGCCCTCGTTATTAATGAACAAAGCTATTTAGAAAAACGGATCGTCCAGAATCCTTTATATAAGGATAAGGTTTTTCATACGCCCGAGTTCATGCTTCAAGATCTTCTTTCTTTCAATCATATCTTATTTCCGTTTGAGGGAAAGTTGCCTGGAAAAACAGCATTCATCGGACAGACCCTTCACCATTTCGGTTCTTTAAACGAACGGATTTTGCTCGGTAAACGGCTGTACCGATTGCTTTTTCACAATAAGAATCAATTGGAAAAAGTCATAAGCTGGGCGGTCAGCCACCCTCATACCGGTTCCCGCAAAGATTATTGGCCGGATATTTTCAATGATATAAATGAAGGTTTGCCGGGTGTTGGATTTAAACGCCGGTTGAAAAATTGCCAATTACGGAAAGGCGCGCTCCGGATATATAGCCCGAGACTCGAGTATGCATGGAAAAATATTGACCACCCGGACGCAGAATACGGAGATTGGTTTCAAGATTGGAGAGTCATAAATTATTTGCAAGACCAAGACGAAAAAATTGATGGAGAGATCACTCATGAATACTGCGAAACACTTAAAAAACTCGAACTTGCCGCACTCGCCAAGAAAACGATCTTTAAGTAA
- a CDS encoding MurR/RpiR family transcriptional regulator — translation MAREKVIRKETDDIFSTIKSMNQHSLLVSISFHRYLKETLKIAEMAKEQGTYVIGITDSPLAPIRKFSDLVLPIYRSNRSTIDAAPALMSFINAMVAGVTVRDPDRFKKRKEHYEKLNGESFFYYSDS, via the coding sequence TTGGCACGAGAAAAAGTTATCAGAAAGGAAACTGATGATATTTTCTCAACAATTAAAAGTATGAATCAACATTCGCTTCTAGTATCTATTTCCTTCCACCGTTATTTAAAGGAAACGCTTAAGATAGCCGAAATGGCGAAGGAGCAAGGGACATATGTGATCGGCATTACCGATTCACCGCTCGCTCCGATCCGTAAGTTTTCCGATCTTGTTTTACCGATTTATCGTTCAAACAGATCCACGATTGATGCCGCTCCTGCATTGATGTCTTTTATTAATGCCATGGTTGCCGGCGTAACGGTCCGAGACCCGGACCGGTTTAAAAAAAGGAAAGAGCATTATGAAAAATTAAATGGAGAATCTTTTTTTTATTATAGTGATTCTTAG